A genomic stretch from Lysobacter ciconiae includes:
- a CDS encoding phosphopantetheine-binding protein: MSAQSPAEAALAQLLVDSLNLEDVVPAEIDPEAPLFGEGLGLDSIDALELALAISKEHGFQLRSDNEDNRRVFASLRSLSAHVEQNKAS, encoded by the coding sequence ATGTCCGCACAAAGCCCCGCCGAGGCCGCCCTGGCCCAACTGCTGGTCGACAGTCTCAACCTGGAAGACGTGGTGCCCGCCGAGATCGATCCCGAAGCGCCCCTGTTCGGCGAGGGCCTGGGCCTGGATTCGATCGATGCGCTCGAACTGGCCCTGGCGATCAGCAAGGAGCACGGCTTCCAGCTGCGCTCCGACAACGAGGACAACCGCCGGGTGTTCGCGTCCCTGCGCTCGCTGTCGGCGCACGTCGAGCAGAACAAGGCCAGCTGA